The following are encoded in a window of Rubellicoccus peritrichatus genomic DNA:
- a CDS encoding NADH-quinone oxidoreductase subunit M, which produces MESDLNSILLQLAIYVPLVCAIVLIFGKSLGETPIKGIAGIGFVFPAIVAIYLCFQFACATKDPSGYAFLSNFDTGLQASVGISLMLGLNGISMPLFLLAGLVGLAAGIHAIQSKAERLPLYLLLLLIMQGGLMGVFASVDIFFFYFFHELALIPTFIMVGIWGGQGRRSSAMELTIYLTLGAMLSLLGLIYLSTASDLNTYNLIELRKLVAEVPLSQVIQENIFGLLLFGFGILVSLFPFHSWAPRGYAAMPTGAAMLHSGVLKKFGLYGLIQVAAPLVPQGVAHWSELLVWLALGNIVIIGFVTISQRDLKQMIGYSSVMHMGYIFLGFATMSVIGVGGAVLLMVAHGLSVALMFMLATAVFNRTRTYDMHEIGGLGPHAPILAGFFVAASLASVGLPGFANFWGEFTVFISLWEKYAWAVAPAVLGVIISAVYGMRAIARVFFGEETEPFKKTVAEGKISDITMGERIPASILVIALVVIGIWPQSISTPINNAVTEISAFTETPTKVADTESETDKIASVQIQDEEDTTS; this is translated from the coding sequence ATGGAAAGTGATTTAAACAGTATTCTTCTGCAACTTGCGATCTATGTCCCGCTGGTCTGTGCCATCGTGTTGATATTTGGCAAGTCACTTGGTGAGACTCCAATTAAAGGAATCGCGGGGATTGGTTTTGTCTTTCCAGCGATTGTCGCAATATATCTTTGCTTTCAGTTTGCCTGTGCGACCAAGGACCCAAGCGGTTATGCTTTCTTGAGTAACTTTGATACGGGACTGCAGGCCTCTGTTGGGATCAGTCTTATGTTAGGGCTGAATGGTATCTCAATGCCACTGTTCCTGCTTGCTGGTCTGGTGGGACTGGCTGCCGGGATTCATGCCATACAGTCTAAGGCTGAACGGTTACCACTCTATCTGCTCTTGCTTCTCATTATGCAGGGCGGCCTCATGGGTGTCTTTGCATCGGTTGATATTTTCTTTTTCTATTTTTTCCACGAGCTGGCATTGATCCCAACCTTCATCATGGTTGGAATTTGGGGCGGGCAGGGGAGACGCTCCTCGGCGATGGAGCTGACGATTTACCTGACCTTGGGAGCTATGCTTTCGCTGCTTGGTTTGATCTATCTGTCAACTGCTTCAGATCTGAATACTTATAACCTCATCGAGTTGCGTAAGTTAGTGGCTGAAGTTCCTTTGAGTCAGGTGATTCAGGAGAATATCTTCGGGCTGCTTTTGTTCGGTTTTGGTATTCTAGTATCGCTCTTTCCATTTCATTCATGGGCACCACGCGGTTATGCTGCCATGCCGACTGGTGCCGCGATGCTTCACTCCGGGGTTCTGAAAAAGTTCGGCCTCTATGGATTGATTCAAGTGGCTGCCCCACTTGTGCCTCAAGGTGTTGCTCATTGGAGTGAACTCTTGGTTTGGCTGGCGCTTGGTAATATTGTGATTATCGGTTTTGTTACGATATCACAGCGTGACCTGAAGCAGATGATCGGTTATAGTTCGGTCATGCACATGGGTTACATCTTCCTCGGATTTGCAACCATGTCCGTGATTGGCGTTGGGGGAGCGGTTCTTCTGATGGTAGCCCACGGTCTTTCCGTCGCACTCATGTTTATGCTGGCGACTGCCGTTTTCAATCGCACACGGACTTACGACATGCATGAGATCGGAGGTCTTGGACCGCATGCCCCGATTCTGGCAGGGTTCTTTGTTGCAGCCTCTCTGGCTTCGGTCGGACTTCCAGGATTCGCTAACTTCTGGGGCGAGTTTACCGTCTTCATCAGTTTGTGGGAAAAATACGCATGGGCTGTCGCTCCGGCGGTGTTGGGAGTCATCATCTCGGCAGTTTACGGCATGCGTGCCATCGCTCGGGTTTTCTTTGGTGAAGAGACTGAGCCCTTTAAGAAGACAGTTGCCGAAGGGAAGATATCGGACATCACAATGGGGGAACGTATCCCTGCATCGATCTTGGTGATTGCATTGGTTGTGATTGGTATTTGGCCACAATCAATTTCGACACCGATTAATAATGCGGTGACTGAGATTTCCGCCTTTACTGAGACACCGACGAAGGTGGCTGATACAGAATCAGAAACAGACAAAATTGCCTCCGTGCAGATTCAAGACGAGGAGGACACCACTTCATGA